DNA from Megachile rotundata isolate GNS110a chromosome 8, iyMegRotu1, whole genome shotgun sequence:
GGCTTTAATGCCCGGGTGCCATCTTGGACATCGACTGGCGGGAAATCCGAAGGGATTTGTCACGGACTCTGAGTAGTACATCCAAGCTCGATTATGTCCACAAGTGACTGTACAGAGAAATAATTTAGACGTGAAAAGTCTGAAGAGTCTTTCAATGAACTTTTATCGAAAAAGTAGATGGACTCAACCGATAAGACAGGACGAATCGTACTGTACGCTCTCATGAGACGCGAGAAGCTCCTGGATAGCACGCTTCCCGCGCTGCAGCCAGGTTGAACGGGTCTGCCCCCGTTCGGGTAAAAGTCGACGTGACCCAGCGGATTAGGAAATCCGAAATGGCCGCCATCGGTGTGAATCACGTCGACGAACATTGCGTCCGATTTCGTCAGATGGCCCTCTCGTCCCGTGTTCATGTAGAGAGGATACGCCGCGTCCAGTCCAGTGATCCTTCCAACCTGAACAACGGACCCTTTGCCGTAAAAATGAATCTATCGGTTATCGCTCGCCTCCAGGAAACTCACTTTCCTCGGTGCCAATGCTTTCCCCATAAATCCAGCTATTTCAGCGCCCAGACTAAATCCAATTACATGCAAGCTGGGCAAGGATACAGTACCCAGAGCGTCCAACCATTTTACCAAACGAGCGACCCGAGGTCCGATGATCCTCGTGTTACGAACTGCTGTCACGTACCATGGCAAACCTCCCAATTTCGACCAGTCCACCACGATCAGGTTGTACTCTCCCCGCTTCAGGTATGCTGCAAAGAATTCGCGCAGCCTGTTTAGAAAGCTGGGTCAGAACTGCTCGAGGCGGAAGTCAATTTCATCGAAAAGGATTTTATTGATCTTCGCACAGAAAGTACATTAAcgtaattagaatttttatcCGATGCAGACCGCATCGCTAGATTCACATCGCGATAaagttcatattttgttatcgCTTAGTTACGAGTGAATGGTTAACAGATAGGCTCTCAGAGTAGATGAAATCGCACTGGTACAGGAACAAATTGAAGTAAGTTCCAGACGATTTGGAAACTTCTGTCCGTAGCACGTTAGAGAGTTTAGCGTTGAAAGGAGCCAAAATGAATGTCACAGTCGGGAAATATGGATCTCTGCGAGGTACGTTCAAGTTTCCGTGAAAGGGTGAACTTTTAGAAGGATCCACGATTTATCATACTGTCAGAACGTCTTAGAACGGCTTGCTGATTCTTGTAGATACTAATGTCCCAGATTCATCAATTTCCGTCTGATAGTGAGACCGTATCAGTGAATGCTTTCGTGGCTTATGCCTTCAAATATACTAACTTATCCTTACACACTGTATCAGTAATTGAAAATACCTTTTCGAATTGCTGCAGCGCTTCCTTCGAACGCGTTCTCGCTGTATCCGTGGATGAAAATTATGGTCGGGTATCTTACGTCAAAATTGCTGTTCTTCAACGTGAAGGAATCAAAACTATTCAGTTTGGTGGGGTAATTTGGGTTCCGTCTGTAACAGATAattgcgatcagaataatagtACTATCATATCAATTTTCGTAGCAAACGTACCTGGTGAATAAGAGAAATTCGATGTCGCGTTCTAAGTCGATGGGACAACAGTAGAAGCAAGTTCCAGTGGGAAGCGGAGTTAGGTGCAGAGGACTGTCACCTGATAACATAATTCAGATCACCAAAAAAAGCCCCTAACAATCAAACtagttttcaatttaatttcgaaTGTATCCTCCGTATCCAACATCTACGATTTTATCATGACACGAAGGTGTTAACTTGGAAAAAGATTTCTTTCGATGGCGGAGAAAGTATTGTGTTCGAAAGTTAGAGAAGGAAAGAATGAAACGCAGAATTATTATTGTGGGGCCATAATCCGAGGTGTAGAAAACGAAACCATTTCGAAGAAGCCAGTTTTTACGATATCGACCACTGAACAATGGTCAGTTCTGCTTCgacaattcttttttatttcaggataaaattgcaatattgaaaCGAGTATTCATTGATGCAACAGCACGGTGTAATGAAACGTTAATTATAAGTATTTATTGAAACGCGACGAACGGTGAACTGTGCGTGGAAAATAGCACAATGTTCTTGACGATCGCTTTGAAGAAAGTCTGCGCACGATGGTTAATTAAGCTAATTTATGGTAATTCGACTCGAGTTAGATTCAGCGCATCTATGATTCTTGCGTTACACTTTGTAGTGAAAGTCACGTGATCTTCGTAGTACCGAAAGAAACATAACTTCAATTCAAAAAAATCGCTTTGGAATTCTAAAttctttgatatttttgtatcttttaaatTACGTTATGAACAAAAAGCAgaacttattaattaatttgtaatgttCAGAAGAACCTCGTATTCATTATTTTCGTACAGTTTTAATTAACCAAGACGacgaattgaattttaaaaggCACAAAAGCAAATGAAAAATGCCATAGGTTGGTGAAAGGaaacttttagaattttcggTGAAAAGCGAGCTTGTCAGGAGCAGACCAAAAATTCAAACAGTACTGTAACTCGAGTCCTTCGTTCCGAGTGCGTGCACTTTAAAGAGGTCTCTTTTAAATAAAGACGAAAGAAAAATCCTGCTTTTTCATTGCAACTATTCCGGACTAGCACCAAATTCACTCTCTGAATGCCCTATTTATAACTACAAAATTTTCGCCTTAAAAAAATATCAGTGTAGGCGTTTGAAATTTGAGCAAATATCTCTAATTAACGAGCGAAATGTTAAGTGACCACATACAGCCATTACGAGTTTAGTTTAACGCTAGAATAACAAGAGTCACGCGTCtatctaaattgaaaataaattgcacGTAAGATGGAAAATAAACCTGTTTTGACAGGTTTTGCTCTGACGTTAATTACCTCTTCTAATAACGATGATTCGACACAGCAGAGGAACAAATAATCCTGGAATCATCGTTGAAACACAGCACAAGAACTGTAAGAGAGCTCTATCCTCGCCAATGATAGCACTGAGAGCAAACTGACAGAAATTGAAAGCTAAGATCGAGAAAGGATCTCAAGCATGACGCTACCCGTTACCAATCTCCTTTTCCCCTGACtcaatgaatatttttttcacAAACAAATCAAGGCGTCGAACCAAAACCGTTTgagataataaatatttcgttgGAATTTATGTGCACTAGCTTGATTCAGGAAGATTACTTTTTGCATCAGAGTGAAAGTTGTTATATCGATAAAATCCACTGAACTACTTAAGCATTGCTGATCACTCATAGATTATTTGCTTATGCAGCATTCCTAAGCACAGGAAGTTAAACGATGAcgtaaaagtatcacaaaatgacacTTTGATATTGATTAAAGGTTACACTTTGATGTAAAAGTACCATTTCGCGGTACTTgatagattttcagattttccgcGTGACGAAAATGACTATTTATTGTGATACAACTGAACGCGATGATAGTTAATAGACTATTGAACTTGTACGATGAGTATTATCGGGGAAATCATGTGCAATAAATCACAAATTAATAGGATACTTGATGACCATCTCGACGTCGAATGGAAACGACTGGAAATCGAGTTTCGATCGACCGAGTATCGAATGGAAATTGCACTATTtccacgtggtaattccattaCCCGGTCGAATATAGAATTTTGAGGAGTTTAATCGACTTCGAGCTTGATGTGTATGGTCCCTGGATATAAATAGGGATAAAACGAATCTGTTTCCTCTCTACTGACTCTTCGACATTGGGTTATTTAGAATGCACTTTACACGATatattctctttctcttttccaATGCGATAAACATGCTGGAACAATTACGATCGTGGACCCAATTTTTTAACGGAAGCCTGCAGTACCTCCAGCTTGAAACCAAAGTTtcaaaaacttgagaacttcgAGCTAACACGAGAATTTCGCGTAACGTTCGGTGTTAGTGTGGAAAGTAGTCTTTGAAGCAATTCATGACTCGTGTAGGTGATCATCGATGTGAAAGGGCTTTTACAAGGCATCGAACATGAAAAATGTCGCGGTGGTTTTCATTTGATGTCGGATGATCCTGGCAGAGGAGAGCGTCCGGTTGTTCCGCGCGTACGTGTATTTGGGTCAGGGTGCTTTCCAGATATTAGGGGGATGATGCGCAAAATATCCCCACCACAGGGTGCAGCATTTGGTATAGCAACTTTTCACTGTGACGCACTAGCCGTGGACCATCTCGAATCACGAGCCAGCCAATTTTCCATTTACACTTTGAATATCCGCCTATCGTTCTGTTTTACGGCGTGTTGCTTTTCTTTCGCGAACAGAAAGATTGTTTCTTTTTCGCTCTTTTACTCTGATTTGACAGTTACCTTGAATCGAACGAGCCTTCTGTGTTTTATTTTAATCCCTGAGAGCTTCATTTGTACCTGCTTTCTATCTACTCCCTTTTAATCCAGAatatgtttgttttttttttcatattaatTAGAGAATATTTACTTAACGACGTTGcagattatttctttttatccgTCTCGTTTTGTTTATTATTCTTTCGAGTCTTTTTATTCTTTCGTTTAATGCGAGAGCTTTCACGAAAGGAGAAtggaaatgtttaaataatggaagctttattagtaatttaatatgGGTGTTTGATCGATGAATGAAagggaattaaaaatgaaagagaCTCATGATCGCGTAACGCGATCGAGTAACGAGCCTTGCGGAACGAAGAAAAGAGAAGTGGTAAAGAAATAGTATATTGATCGATTCGTAGTACGCGTACTGCAAAAATAGCACTGCAAACCATTGCTTTAGCTACTATGTCATTGTTATTCGAGCTTCCACGAAAAGAACGAGTTCTTCGATTCGCTTgtcttgaaaaagaaaagaaatattaatgaaaatttatgcTTTCAATTATTCACGGAATGCCCTCTTGTTTCAGGACAAACTGCTAACGAAACTGGAGGAGAACGAGCCAGAATTGGCCTCTTCGCAGGAGGATGAGGTGAGCAAATTTATTTCCAAGTTTATCTCAAATTTCATTGacaacaaattttctatttataattattagtagaattcagtaatatttttactgaaatttacattatgaaagaaattttttaaggaTAGTTGGCATAGTGTGGCTGACACAATTAACACCCCAGGGGTGTCCCTAAGTTAATCCAAATGGCGGTGTTAGCGGGTAAGGTCAGCTGCATTTTCCATCCTTTTCATCTCCTCCTTTTTCTTCGAGTTTCCTCGAAGTAACCTCGTTACTTTCACCCTTGCTACCAGGGACAAGTCGTAATCAAGCCTAATTCGTAATTTCACCAGACGGAGGACCGATGATTGGTAGGGCAATGAGATTTTCTCGTTTCTGGAATAAAAGAAGCGGTAGACCTTTTTCTTGTCGTGACGTCagtgaaaaatttcaaagcatCAATCCTGTTCAACTCGTCAACAAAAGGTATTATGGCCGATTTCAGGATTGAAAACTGGATTTCAATTTCTATTCATTGATGCGAAACGAGGGGTGCTATGTTATTAAAGGAATTCATTCATCGTTGAAACTATCGATCGTAATTCGTTAGGTGACTCATGACATTTTTGGAACCTTTCAGTATCGCGTCGCTTCGAATACGATATTTTCgatacatttcttttttttattccatCGTCGATAAGAAGAAGCTTTTTCAATATTCTCGTTACTCTTCTTAAAATACAGAACGGAGAAAATTTATCGGATAAACCGATTATGAAGTAAAAATATATCATTGACTCTTACGTgtagaatatttgaatttttaattcgaatCCAATTTTAAAATCTGAAGCAGGAAAGTTCAAACTTTAATCAACCCCGAGTGTTCCGTACTTGAAATTCGACTCACGTTATTTTAATCGTGCCAGATTATTTTTGCAACGATGAATGATTAAAAAGAATcttgaaacgaaagaaaaaatctATACATCGGTTCGTAAAGAGGACGACATGGAGCATATGGAGCAAGTGGACGTAAAATTATCGATGATTAAACTCGATGCAGCATGCCGAGGGCTGCCTATCGCTCGAAAGACAATCGTTGGTCCGGAAAAGTTGCAATTTCCGTGCGAACAGGCCGCTCAATGGGTTGCAAAAGTCGATTAACGAGAGTGACAAAGTGATAGCTACGACCCTGCGATTCCTGACGTGTTCGTCCACCCTCGACGGGAGCTATTAATATTTCGATTAAGTCGACGCTTAATTTGGTTGCGTCGATCACGATGGCCGAGTTCTGCCATCGTTACATTTCGATGAGCGTTCATCGCGAAACATTAACgaacatttacaaattaatcATTTTCACCACCAATTTAATAAAGAATCGTGTCTGATTTCTCTAAAAAAAATTATCTTTTTAAATGACCACCGTGTGATTTAGGTCACATACTGTCAtcgattatatttaaaaattgaatgcctctaaaaattttatttcatctcTATAACAATGCTCTGCAACTTCAATTCATTTCGCGGTGTAGGCATTTATCCAAGAAAAATTCATGCCAATTTAATAACAGAAGCGCAAAAAACAATGATTATGGGAATCCTACTATTACATAATTTAACGCCATTTGTCATCTTCGAACGTTATTACGGTAAATTGGCTTCCTGAAGTGATAAGCATCGTAATCGTCACGCTGGAGTTAAATAATCGATTAAAAAAACGATAACGTTAGACAAGACACGATATTatatgaaattagaaaaatggttTAAAACATACAAAGTATATTGGATGAAACCGCGCTAGATCgatgattaaaaatgaagttattcAACCGAATATGTGTCTGCGAAAATCACCCGTCATTTCCGTTGCTGGTCGTGacaaaaaacaaagaaaaacaTGGAGAAGAGCAAATCGTCGCGGACGAGGAATAATAACTATCAACGGTAGAGGCTGATAACGAACTCTTTTCACATGCGATGCACCGTATAATGTTTCTCTATCTGATGCTTTTTGTTTCCTCCTACATTTTGTCATTACATCACGCAGCGACCGTAGAGTATTTAACCCGGCGATCTTAAAACAAGAAGACAGTGTCGAAACAGCTGGGACCATGAAGTACTTGTTCCTACTCTCCGTCGTCGCATTGTTTGGACTTTGTGTAAGCATAAGAAAAGAGTTATAAATTCTTCAGCTATGGAACTCTGCAGTTCCATAAAActtcatatttcaaattaaaagctGAAACTCGAAACAATCGTGACGGACTCTTGACGTAGGTCCTTGGAGCGTCGGTGCAA
Protein-coding regions in this window:
- the LOC143264976 gene encoding pancreatic lipase-related protein 2-like isoform X1 — protein: MIPGLFVPLLCRIIVIRRGDSPLHLTPLPTGTCFYCCPIDLERDIEFLLFTRRNPNYPTKLNSFDSFTLKNSNFDVRYPTIIFIHGYSENAFEGSAAAIRKAYLKRGEYNLIVVDWSKLGGLPWYVTAVRNTRIIGPRVARLVKWLDALGTVSLPSLHVIGFSLGAEIAGFMGKALAPRKVGRITGLDAAYPLYMNTGREGHLTKSDAMFVDVIHTDGGHFGFPNPLGHVDFYPNGGRPVQPGCSAGSVLSRSFSRLMRAYITCGHNRAWMYYSESVTNPFGFPASRCPRWHPGIKANCVWSPDVLMGFAVSSIVRGMFYLRTNADAPFARNTTGYIGK
- the LOC143264976 gene encoding pancreatic lipase-related protein 2-like isoform X2, giving the protein MIPGLFVPLLCRIIVIRRGDSPLHLTPLPTGTCFYCCPIDLERDIEFLLFTRRNPNYPTKLNSFDSFTLKNSNFDVRYPTIIFIHGYSENAFEGSAAAIRKAYLKRGEYNLIVVDWSKLGGLPWYVTAVRNTRIIGPRVARLVKWLDALGTVSLPSLHVIGFSLGAEIAGFMGKALAPRKVGRITGLDAAYPLYMNTGREGHLTKSDAMFVDVIHTDGGHFGFPNPLGHVDFYPNGGRPVQPGCSAGSVLSRSFSRLMRAYSTIRPVLSSLVDIIELGCTTQSP